A single genomic interval of Burkholderia sp. HI2500 harbors:
- a CDS encoding DUF2848 domain-containing protein, protein MPTLSFNVIPRKGAPATVDVEIARVVIAGWAGRDPAAIQAHIDELAALGVAPPSTTPCFYRVSAALLTQAPAIGVLGARSGGEIECVLVDSPAGTLVTVGSDHTDREVEAYGVAVSKQVCAKPLGHDAWLHADVADHWDAIEMRSWLISRDGERTAYQHGAVSGLLAPEVLWQRFDDGRTMPARGAMYGGTVAVHGPIAAMGDGEAFEMELHDPVLGRSLRHRYAVEVLPVVA, encoded by the coding sequence ATGCCAACCCTGTCGTTTAATGTCATTCCCCGGAAAGGTGCGCCGGCCACCGTCGACGTCGAAATCGCGCGCGTCGTGATCGCCGGCTGGGCCGGCCGCGATCCGGCCGCAATCCAGGCCCATATCGACGAACTCGCGGCGCTCGGCGTCGCGCCGCCGTCGACCACGCCCTGCTTCTATCGCGTGTCGGCCGCGCTGCTGACGCAGGCGCCCGCGATCGGCGTGCTCGGCGCACGATCGGGCGGCGAGATCGAATGCGTGCTGGTCGACAGCCCGGCCGGCACGCTCGTGACCGTCGGCTCCGATCATACGGATCGTGAGGTCGAAGCGTACGGCGTCGCGGTGTCGAAACAGGTGTGCGCGAAACCGCTCGGCCACGACGCGTGGCTTCACGCGGACGTTGCGGATCACTGGGATGCGATCGAGATGCGTTCGTGGCTGATTTCGCGCGATGGCGAGCGGACGGCGTACCAGCACGGCGCGGTGAGTGGTTTGCTTGCGCCCGAGGTGCTGTGGCAGCGCTTCGATGACGGCCGGACGATGCCCGCGCGCGGCGCGATGTATGGCGGCACGGTCGCCGTGCATGGCCCGATCGCGGCAATGGGTGACGGCGAGGCGTTCGAGATGGAGCTGCACGATCCGGTGCTGGGGCGCAGCCTTCGGCACCGCTACGCCGTGGAAGTGTTACCGGTCGTGGCATAA
- a CDS encoding MFS transporter — protein MPDTMSTLAQPAAHAPRRVRNSRLATASMIGTSLEWYDFTIYNTLAALVFNHLFFPSVDPLAGTILAFSTYAVGYVSRPLGGFVFGNLGDRIGRRAVLMLTLVLMGVTTALMGALPTYAQAGILSPILLVALRFVQGVALGGEWAGAVLLSVEHGDQKRRGLSASWTQIGPSFGTLLGTGCIALVTLSTTSGDFLSWGWRVPFAASALLVVFGFWLRRGVDETPQFEQLAESHATAEVPVADVLKVHWKRLLIAGGSRIGSDVLYALIVVFTLTYVTTVLHLSRPVALTAVMIGTACNALAVPCFGALSDRFGRRPVYLGGALAGIVWAFVFFTLLDSARPGAIVAAVAIGLVIHAVMYGPQGAFVTEQFPTRVRYAGSSLAYTLAGIVGGGFAPLVIAALFRQTGTTTAVSLYVAAALVVTSIALLVARETAHKPLAD, from the coding sequence ATGCCCGACACCATGAGCACTCTCGCCCAGCCCGCCGCCCACGCGCCCCGCCGCGTCCGCAACAGCCGACTCGCGACCGCGAGCATGATCGGCACGTCGCTCGAGTGGTACGACTTCACGATCTACAACACGCTCGCCGCGCTCGTCTTCAACCACCTGTTCTTTCCGTCGGTCGATCCGCTGGCCGGCACGATCCTCGCGTTCTCGACCTATGCGGTCGGCTACGTGTCGCGCCCGCTCGGCGGCTTCGTGTTCGGCAATCTCGGCGACCGTATCGGCCGCCGCGCGGTGCTGATGCTCACGCTCGTGCTGATGGGCGTGACGACCGCATTGATGGGCGCGCTGCCGACCTATGCGCAGGCCGGCATCCTGAGCCCGATCCTGCTCGTCGCGCTGCGCTTCGTGCAGGGCGTCGCGCTCGGCGGCGAATGGGCCGGCGCGGTGCTGCTGTCGGTCGAGCACGGCGACCAGAAGCGGCGCGGGCTGTCCGCATCGTGGACGCAGATCGGCCCGTCGTTCGGCACGCTGCTCGGCACCGGCTGCATCGCGCTCGTGACGCTGTCGACCACGTCCGGCGACTTCCTGTCGTGGGGCTGGCGCGTACCGTTCGCGGCCAGCGCGCTGCTCGTCGTGTTCGGCTTCTGGCTGCGGCGCGGCGTCGACGAAACGCCGCAGTTCGAGCAGCTCGCCGAATCGCACGCGACTGCCGAGGTGCCCGTCGCCGACGTGCTGAAGGTCCACTGGAAGCGCCTGCTGATCGCGGGTGGCTCGCGGATCGGCTCGGACGTGCTGTATGCGCTGATCGTCGTGTTCACGCTCACCTACGTAACGACCGTGCTGCACCTGTCGCGCCCCGTCGCCTTGACGGCCGTGATGATCGGCACGGCCTGCAACGCGCTCGCGGTGCCGTGCTTCGGCGCGCTGTCGGACCGCTTCGGCCGCCGGCCCGTGTATCTCGGCGGCGCGCTCGCCGGCATCGTGTGGGCGTTCGTGTTCTTCACGCTGCTCGATTCGGCGCGACCCGGCGCGATCGTCGCGGCCGTCGCGATCGGCCTCGTGATCCACGCGGTGATGTACGGCCCGCAGGGCGCGTTCGTGACCGAACAGTTCCCGACCCGCGTGCGCTATGCGGGCTCGTCGCTCGCGTACACGCTCGCCGGCATCGTCGGCGGCGGCTTCGCGCCGCTCGTGATCGCCGCGCTGTTCCGGCAGACGGGCACGACGACGGCCGTGTCGCTGTATGTCGCCGCCGCGCTCGTCGTCACGTCGATCGCGCTCCTCGTCGCACGCGAAACCGCGCACAAGCCGCTCGCGGATTGA
- a CDS encoding DUF4286 family protein, with amino-acid sequence MTRLSLPHGQLCVWTDIDPAHEADFNAWYDREHMQERVAIPGFTHARRFRATDRGPRKYLALYVTDALDVFHGGAYRRAFTQQTAWSLANFERMTGTQRRVGELTIEAGDGEGAHLALFVLPPDRIDVPHLRERFDDVLHEPGIHAARLFCTAPDLSAPIGADAAARPAADALVLIEGSDAAATRRVAAMLAGHDDVRTFEMLWRAAAPPRRCI; translated from the coding sequence ATGACCCGCCTTTCCCTTCCACACGGCCAGCTTTGCGTCTGGACGGATATCGACCCCGCGCACGAAGCCGATTTCAACGCGTGGTACGACCGCGAGCACATGCAGGAGCGTGTCGCGATTCCCGGCTTCACGCACGCGCGGCGCTTTCGTGCGACCGACCGCGGCCCGCGCAAGTACCTCGCGCTGTACGTGACGGACGCGCTCGACGTGTTCCATGGCGGCGCGTACCGGCGCGCGTTCACGCAGCAGACCGCATGGTCGCTCGCGAACTTCGAGCGCATGACGGGCACGCAGCGACGCGTCGGAGAACTGACGATTGAGGCCGGCGACGGTGAAGGCGCGCATCTCGCGCTATTCGTGCTGCCGCCGGATCGCATCGACGTGCCGCACCTGCGCGAGCGCTTCGATGACGTGCTGCACGAACCGGGCATCCACGCCGCGCGGCTCTTTTGCACCGCGCCTGATCTTTCCGCGCCGATCGGCGCCGATGCGGCCGCCCGCCCGGCTGCCGATGCGCTCGTGCTGATCGAAGGCAGCGATGCGGCCGCGACCCGCCGCGTGGCCGCCATGCTCGCCGGGCACGACGACGTGCGCACCTTCGAGATGCTGTGGCGCGCCGCCGCGCCGCCGCGCCGCTGCATATAA
- a CDS encoding LysR family transcriptional regulator, translating to MNIRFLETFVWLAKLENFRLTAEKLHTTQAAVSSRIASLEEAFDVRLFDRNTRSATLTPAGRRMLAYAERIVRLDGEMRRDIDAASDAGLIRIGVIESIVHSWFPALMAQLRERYPRLDVEITSDTTLHLIRLLSTDGVDLILQTDPVPGPDFTNLPLCEFPVRWAASPRLGLGGQALDVARLAAFPIISFSRHSGPHATIERLFAAVERPASINCITSVAAMIRLVADGFGVAALPPAIIGRELHEGTLELLDVEPEFPALPLVATYRSQGLPVAARIAELASEVARATAAATHHAKTTAPDSVDKTPARPATKTKAKAPAKAKRTTPSAPPATPPAKRRPRRS from the coding sequence ATGAACATCCGGTTTCTTGAAACCTTCGTCTGGCTCGCGAAGCTGGAAAACTTCCGGCTCACGGCCGAAAAACTGCACACCACACAGGCCGCCGTATCGAGCCGCATCGCGTCGCTCGAGGAAGCATTCGACGTCCGCCTGTTCGACCGCAACACGCGCTCGGCCACGCTCACGCCCGCCGGGCGCCGCATGCTCGCGTACGCGGAGCGGATCGTGCGGCTCGACGGCGAAATGCGCCGCGACATCGATGCGGCGAGCGATGCGGGCCTGATCCGGATCGGCGTGATCGAATCGATCGTGCACAGCTGGTTCCCCGCGCTGATGGCGCAATTGCGCGAGCGCTATCCGCGCCTCGACGTCGAGATCACGAGCGACACGACGCTGCACCTGATCCGCCTGCTCAGCACCGACGGCGTCGACCTGATCCTGCAGACCGACCCGGTGCCGGGCCCCGATTTCACGAACCTGCCGTTGTGCGAATTCCCGGTGCGCTGGGCGGCCAGCCCGCGCCTCGGGCTCGGCGGCCAGGCGCTCGACGTCGCGCGCCTCGCGGCATTCCCGATCATCAGCTTCTCGCGCCACTCGGGCCCGCACGCGACGATCGAGCGGCTGTTCGCGGCCGTCGAGCGGCCGGCCAGCATCAACTGCATCACGTCGGTCGCCGCGATGATCCGCCTCGTCGCCGACGGTTTCGGCGTGGCCGCGCTGCCGCCCGCGATCATCGGGCGTGAGCTGCACGAAGGCACGCTCGAACTGCTCGACGTCGAACCCGAATTCCCCGCGCTGCCGCTCGTCGCGACGTATCGCAGCCAGGGCCTGCCGGTGGCCGCGCGCATCGCGGAACTGGCCAGCGAAGTCGCGCGCGCGACGGCCGCCGCCACGCATCACGCAAAGACGACCGCGCCCGACAGCGTGGACAAAACACCCGCCCGTCCCGCGACAAAGACCAAAGCGAAAGCACCGGCAAAAGCGAAACGCACGACGCCATCCGCCCCGCCCGCCACGCCCCCGGCGAAGCGCCGCCCGCGCCGCTCATAA
- a CDS encoding SDR family NAD(P)-dependent oxidoreductase: MTHPTPRTIAITGAGTGIGAACARRFARRGDRVVLIGRRQAPLDALAAETGGLALAGDAASTADWARFLPRIAERFGRVDALVACAGGHGLGRADETDDAQWRDAMHANLDTAFVSARACLPDLIAQRGSIVLVASIAALAAGPGVCGYTVGKHALLGLARSLARDYGPHGVRANAVCPGWVRTPMADAEMEPLMSAHGDTLDGAYARVSADVPLRRAADPDEIAAVCAFLASPDASFVTGATLVADGGAMVVDVPTLAFDKL, translated from the coding sequence ATGACCCACCCGACACCCCGCACGATCGCGATCACCGGCGCGGGCACCGGTATCGGCGCCGCTTGCGCGCGCCGCTTCGCCCGCCGGGGCGACCGCGTCGTGCTGATCGGGCGGCGCCAGGCGCCGCTCGACGCGCTGGCCGCCGAAACGGGCGGCCTCGCGCTGGCCGGCGATGCCGCGAGCACCGCCGACTGGGCCCGCTTCCTGCCGCGGATCGCCGAACGCTTCGGCCGCGTCGATGCGCTCGTCGCGTGCGCGGGCGGCCACGGGCTCGGCCGCGCGGACGAAACCGACGACGCGCAGTGGCGCGACGCGATGCACGCGAACCTCGACACCGCGTTCGTCAGCGCGCGCGCGTGCCTGCCCGACCTGATCGCGCAGCGCGGCAGCATCGTGCTGGTCGCGTCGATCGCCGCGCTCGCGGCCGGGCCCGGCGTGTGCGGCTACACGGTCGGCAAGCACGCGCTGCTCGGGCTCGCCCGGTCGCTCGCACGTGACTACGGGCCGCACGGCGTGCGGGCGAATGCGGTGTGCCCCGGCTGGGTCCGCACGCCGATGGCCGACGCGGAGATGGAACCGCTGATGTCGGCGCACGGCGACACGCTCGACGGCGCGTATGCACGCGTCAGCGCCGACGTGCCGCTGCGGCGCGCGGCCGACCCGGACGAGATCGCGGCAGTGTGCGCGTTCCTCGCGTCGCCGGACGCGTCGTTCGTGACCGGCGCGACGCTCGTTGCCGACGGCGGCGCGATGGTGGTGGACGTGCCGACGCTCGCGTTCGACAAGCTTTGA
- the ypfJ gene encoding KPN_02809 family neutral zinc metallopeptidase: MRLDDERESTNVEDRRGAGGFGGGRGATIGIGTIVVAFAASYFFGIDPRVILEGASALQGRQQQAQPAPAQRQGEPANDTGAVFTRKVLGNIERTWTGVFNTQLHAQYQPPTLVMFTNSTPTACGTGQTAMGPFYCPGDRKVYIDLGFYDELRKRFGAGGDFAQAYVIAHEVGHHVQNLLGISDKVDAARRRASQAHSNALSVRMELQADCFAGVWANNAQRANQRLMEPGDFEQGLKAAAAIGDDRLQQQGQGYVVPESFTHGTSDQRVYWLRRGMESGELSACDTFAANAR, encoded by the coding sequence ATGAGGCTGGACGACGAAAGGGAAAGCACGAACGTCGAGGATCGCCGCGGCGCCGGCGGGTTCGGCGGCGGGCGTGGCGCGACGATCGGCATCGGCACGATCGTGGTTGCGTTCGCCGCGTCGTATTTCTTCGGGATCGACCCGCGCGTGATACTCGAAGGCGCGTCGGCGCTGCAGGGCCGCCAGCAGCAGGCGCAGCCCGCGCCCGCGCAGCGGCAGGGCGAGCCGGCGAACGACACGGGCGCGGTGTTCACGCGCAAGGTGCTCGGCAATATCGAGCGCACGTGGACGGGCGTGTTCAATACCCAGCTGCACGCGCAGTACCAGCCGCCGACGCTCGTGATGTTCACGAACTCGACGCCGACCGCATGCGGCACGGGCCAGACCGCGATGGGGCCGTTCTACTGCCCGGGCGACCGCAAGGTGTACATCGATCTCGGTTTCTACGACGAACTGCGCAAGCGTTTCGGCGCGGGCGGCGATTTCGCGCAGGCTTACGTGATCGCGCACGAGGTCGGCCATCACGTGCAGAACCTGCTCGGCATTTCCGACAAGGTCGACGCCGCGCGCCGGCGGGCGAGCCAGGCGCACTCGAACGCGCTGTCGGTGCGGATGGAGCTGCAGGCCGACTGCTTCGCCGGTGTGTGGGCGAACAACGCGCAGCGCGCGAACCAGCGGCTGATGGAACCCGGCGATTTCGAGCAGGGGCTGAAGGCGGCCGCCGCGATCGGCGACGACCGGCTGCAGCAGCAAGGGCAGGGCTATGTCGTGCCGGAGAGCTTCACGCACGGCACCAGCGACCAGCGCGTGTACTGGCTGCGGCGCGGGATGGAGTCGGGCGAGCTGAGCGCCTGCGACACGTTCGCCGCGAACGCACGCTGA
- a CDS encoding helix-turn-helix transcriptional regulator, whose product MPTSSVPADPAAADWPRALRACVDAFDAFASPSAIVFYRLDQSGEPADFELFGMPESMHRTYVARYRMLDPLHPSRCAAGERAVVTLASQLPDERRDASAYWTRFLRRHDVADVVEIWLRDAGRTVGAFSLLRFEAGDTRGGVAGNSTAARFAPGEIEALVRLQPVAEAALSPLLRARRGIHRIGCEERLTYREEQIARLVRDGRSNKEIARDLALGQPTVKTHLMRMYRKLGVSNRTELVGALFL is encoded by the coding sequence ATGCCGACCTCATCCGTTCCCGCCGACCCGGCCGCCGCCGACTGGCCACGCGCGCTGCGCGCGTGCGTGGACGCGTTCGACGCGTTCGCGAGCCCGTCCGCGATCGTGTTCTACCGGCTCGACCAGAGCGGCGAACCGGCCGATTTCGAGCTGTTCGGGATGCCGGAATCGATGCATCGCACCTATGTCGCGCGCTACCGGATGCTCGATCCGCTGCATCCGTCGCGCTGCGCGGCCGGTGAGCGCGCGGTCGTCACGCTTGCGTCCCAATTGCCTGACGAAAGGCGCGACGCGTCCGCGTACTGGACCCGCTTCCTGCGGCGGCACGACGTGGCCGACGTCGTCGAGATCTGGCTGCGCGATGCGGGCCGCACGGTCGGTGCGTTCTCGCTGCTGCGCTTCGAGGCGGGCGACACGCGCGGCGGCGTGGCCGGCAACAGCACGGCCGCGCGGTTCGCGCCCGGCGAGATCGAAGCGCTCGTGCGGCTGCAGCCGGTGGCCGAAGCCGCGCTGAGCCCGCTGCTGCGCGCGCGGCGCGGGATCCACCGGATCGGCTGCGAGGAGCGGCTGACCTACCGCGAGGAGCAGATCGCGCGCCTCGTGCGCGACGGCCGCTCGAACAAGGAGATCGCCCGCGATCTCGCGCTCGGCCAGCCGACCGTCAAGACGCACCTGATGCGGATGTACCGCAAGCTCGGCGTGTCGAACCGCACGGAACTGGTGGGGGCGCTGTTCCTGTAA
- a CDS encoding aldehyde dehydrogenase family protein, protein MSTTNFVAVSDTVRTFVARDFGLFIDGEMQPAHAAARLDVYDPATGERLATVADADAHDVDRAVASAKHAFDTRVWSGLRPADRERILLKLADLIEADAETLAQLETLNQGKSIHVSRAIEVGASVEYVRYMAGWATKITGQTLDVSIPFPPGARYTAYTRKEPVGVVAAIVPWNFPLMIAVWKLIPALAAGCTIVLKPSPETPLTALRLAELAREAGVPPGVFNVVTGGRVCGAALASHPSIAKISFTGSTATGKLVGAAAVQNMTRFSLELGGKNPIVMLDDIDVAQALDGVAAGAFFNQGQVCAAASRIYVHRSKFRQLADGLAGVAQSMKLGAGLDTTAQINPLVSAHHRDKVVQHIEGARRAGLTFLAGGTPADDLPGYYVKPAVIADPHPDSAIVRDEVFGPVIVVMPFDDAADAVRLANASPYGLAASLWSNDLTRVMNLVPQIEAGTVWVNCHIPLDPSMPFGGYKQSGIGREFGQHAIEGFTETKSVCIAH, encoded by the coding sequence ATGAGCACCACGAATTTCGTCGCCGTCAGCGACACCGTGCGCACCTTCGTTGCGCGCGACTTCGGCCTCTTCATCGACGGTGAAATGCAGCCCGCGCACGCGGCCGCGCGGCTCGACGTGTACGACCCCGCGACGGGCGAGCGGCTTGCGACGGTCGCGGATGCCGACGCACACGACGTCGACCGCGCGGTCGCCAGCGCGAAGCATGCATTCGACACCCGCGTATGGAGCGGCCTGCGCCCGGCCGACCGCGAACGCATCCTGCTGAAACTCGCCGACCTGATCGAAGCCGACGCCGAAACGCTCGCGCAGCTCGAAACGCTGAACCAGGGCAAGTCGATCCACGTGTCGCGCGCGATCGAGGTTGGCGCGAGCGTCGAATACGTGCGCTACATGGCCGGCTGGGCGACCAAGATCACCGGCCAGACGCTCGACGTGTCGATCCCGTTCCCGCCCGGCGCGCGCTATACGGCCTATACGCGCAAGGAGCCGGTCGGCGTGGTCGCGGCGATCGTGCCGTGGAATTTCCCGCTGATGATCGCGGTGTGGAAGCTGATTCCCGCGCTCGCGGCCGGCTGCACGATCGTGCTGAAGCCGTCGCCGGAAACGCCGCTCACCGCGCTGCGCCTGGCCGAGCTCGCACGCGAGGCCGGCGTGCCGCCCGGCGTGTTCAACGTCGTCACCGGCGGCCGCGTGTGCGGCGCCGCGCTCGCGAGCCACCCGTCGATCGCGAAGATCTCGTTCACGGGCTCGACCGCGACCGGCAAGCTGGTCGGCGCGGCGGCCGTGCAGAACATGACGCGCTTCTCGCTCGAGCTCGGCGGCAAGAACCCGATCGTGATGCTCGACGACATCGACGTCGCGCAGGCGCTCGACGGCGTCGCCGCCGGCGCGTTCTTCAACCAGGGGCAGGTGTGCGCGGCCGCATCGCGCATCTATGTGCACCGCAGCAAGTTCAGGCAGCTCGCGGACGGCCTCGCGGGCGTCGCGCAGTCGATGAAGCTCGGCGCGGGCCTCGACACGACCGCGCAGATCAACCCGCTGGTCTCCGCGCACCATCGCGACAAGGTCGTCCAGCACATCGAAGGCGCGCGCCGCGCGGGCCTCACGTTCCTCGCGGGCGGCACGCCGGCCGACGACCTGCCCGGCTACTACGTGAAGCCGGCGGTGATCGCCGATCCGCATCCGGACAGCGCGATCGTGCGCGACGAAGTGTTCGGCCCGGTGATCGTCGTCATGCCGTTCGACGACGCGGCCGATGCAGTGCGTCTCGCGAACGCGTCGCCGTACGGCCTTGCCGCGAGCCTCTGGAGCAACGACCTGACGCGCGTGATGAACCTCGTGCCGCAGATCGAGGCCGGCACCGTGTGGGTGAATTGCCATATCCCGCTCGACCCGTCGATGCCGTTCGGCGGCTACAAGCAATCGGGCATCGGCCGCGAATTCGGCCAGCACGCGATCGAAGGCTTCACCGAAACCAAATCCGTCTGCATCGCGCACTGA
- a CDS encoding aspartate aminotransferase family protein — protein sequence MSYNEAKFWHPMLHPNEMKQRKPIRIVRGDGCYVFDEQGRKLVDGVAGLWNVNVGHNRQEVKDAIVRQLDELEYFQLFDGISHPRAEELSKKVIDMLEPEGMRRVLYSSGGSDSIETALKIARQYWKVRGQADRTKFISLKQGYHGTHFGGASVNGNTVFRRNYEPNLPGCFHVETPWLYRNPFTQDPEALGRICAEMLEREIQFQSPDTVAAFIAEPIQGAGGVIVPPANYWPLVREVCDRYGVLLIADEVVTGFGRSGSMFGSRGWGVRPDIMCLAKGISSGYVPLGATVVNARIEDAFAANADFGGAIMHGYTYAGHPVACAAAIASLDIVVKEDLPANAAKQGAYLLEALKPFAERFAAVGEVRGKGLMLALDLVANKDTREPIDPLSGYANAVAEVARENGVLVRPVGTKIILSPPLVIQREQLDRIVDALAAGFEAVPFA from the coding sequence ATGAGCTACAACGAAGCGAAATTCTGGCACCCGATGCTGCACCCGAACGAGATGAAGCAGCGCAAGCCGATCCGCATCGTGCGCGGCGACGGCTGCTACGTGTTCGACGAACAGGGCCGCAAGCTCGTCGACGGCGTCGCGGGCCTGTGGAACGTGAACGTCGGCCACAACCGCCAGGAAGTGAAGGACGCGATCGTGCGCCAGCTCGACGAGCTCGAATACTTCCAGCTGTTCGACGGCATTTCGCATCCGCGCGCGGAGGAGCTGTCGAAGAAGGTGATCGACATGCTCGAGCCGGAAGGGATGCGCCGCGTGCTGTACAGCTCGGGCGGCTCCGACTCGATCGAGACCGCGCTGAAGATCGCGCGCCAGTACTGGAAAGTGCGCGGCCAGGCCGACCGCACGAAGTTCATCTCGCTGAAGCAGGGTTATCACGGCACGCACTTCGGCGGTGCGTCGGTGAACGGCAACACGGTGTTCCGCCGCAACTACGAGCCGAACCTGCCGGGCTGCTTCCACGTCGAGACGCCGTGGCTGTACCGCAACCCGTTCACGCAGGATCCCGAAGCACTCGGCCGGATCTGCGCGGAGATGTTGGAACGCGAGATCCAGTTCCAGAGCCCCGACACGGTGGCCGCGTTCATCGCGGAGCCGATCCAGGGCGCGGGCGGCGTGATCGTGCCGCCGGCCAACTACTGGCCGCTGGTACGCGAGGTGTGCGACCGTTACGGCGTCCTGCTGATCGCCGACGAGGTCGTGACGGGCTTCGGCCGCAGCGGCAGTATGTTCGGCAGCCGCGGCTGGGGCGTGCGCCCGGACATCATGTGTCTCGCGAAGGGGATCTCGTCGGGCTACGTGCCGCTCGGCGCGACGGTCGTGAACGCACGGATCGAGGACGCATTCGCCGCGAATGCCGATTTCGGCGGCGCGATCATGCACGGCTACACGTATGCGGGCCATCCGGTCGCCTGCGCGGCGGCGATCGCGAGCCTCGACATCGTCGTGAAGGAGGACCTGCCGGCGAACGCGGCGAAGCAGGGCGCGTATCTGCTCGAAGCGTTGAAGCCGTTCGCGGAACGCTTCGCGGCGGTCGGCGAAGTGCGCGGCAAGGGGCTGATGCTCGCGCTCGACCTGGTCGCGAACAAGGACACGCGCGAGCCGATCGACCCGCTCTCGGGCTATGCGAACGCGGTCGCGGAAGTCGCGCGCGAGAACGGCGTGCTGGTGCGTCCGGTCGGCACGAAGATCATCCTGTCGCCGCCGCTCGTGATCCAGCGCGAGCAGCTCGACCGGATCGTCGACGCGCTGGCGGCGGGCTTCGAGGCCGTGCCGTTCGCGTGA
- a CDS encoding APC family permease: MSGWSGVTGAAGDTPAGTPAEAGGGTALKAGAVGFPTALASAVGLIMASPVILTATSGFGMGGWAFAVAMIIAFVMMQAQATTFSEAAAMLPTAGSVYDYLSCGLGRFWAITGTISAYFLVHVFAGTAETILSGIMALVNFESLNAAFEKHNSSWLVGVGLVVTFAITNIIGIKVFSKLEIVLTAGMWLSLMIFGILGLAAAPAVHLDGWFGGSEVGTSVPAVLSLVGMAMFMFVGCEFVTPLAPEMKAPGKTIPRAMALGLVGVAICMFLYGAAIRRQVANVPVSADGLTHLLDTPGAIPAFALQVLGPFGRIWFGIAFLCAGAATINTLMAGLPRILYGMAIDGALPRCFAYLHPRFKTPVVGIVAAAIVPIFHAWLINGNLDSILHLVLAATCAWGTAYLLVTASVVMLRIRRPDLPRPYRSPLFPLPQIVSSVGIILAIWYITPPGMNARDIYVPFGAMLGLTALYALFWTLVVQRRHPFKPVPVEEVLRNEHVAS, encoded by the coding sequence ATGTCGGGATGGTCTGGAGTTACCGGCGCAGCGGGCGACACGCCCGCCGGCACGCCGGCTGAAGCGGGAGGCGGCACGGCGCTGAAGGCGGGGGCGGTCGGCTTTCCGACCGCGCTGGCGAGCGCCGTCGGCCTCATCATGGCAAGCCCGGTGATTCTCACCGCGACGTCGGGCTTCGGGATGGGCGGCTGGGCGTTCGCGGTCGCGATGATCATCGCGTTCGTGATGATGCAGGCGCAGGCGACCACCTTCTCGGAAGCCGCCGCGATGCTGCCGACGGCCGGCTCGGTTTACGATTACCTGTCGTGCGGGCTCGGCCGCTTCTGGGCGATCACCGGCACGATCTCCGCGTATTTCCTCGTGCACGTGTTCGCCGGCACGGCGGAAACGATCCTGAGCGGCATCATGGCGCTCGTCAATTTCGAATCGCTGAATGCCGCGTTCGAGAAGCACAACAGCTCGTGGCTCGTCGGCGTCGGCCTCGTCGTCACGTTCGCGATCACCAACATCATCGGCATCAAGGTGTTCAGCAAGCTCGAGATCGTGCTGACGGCCGGCATGTGGCTGTCGCTGATGATCTTCGGGATCCTCGGGCTCGCGGCCGCGCCGGCCGTGCATCTCGACGGCTGGTTCGGCGGCTCGGAAGTCGGCACGTCGGTGCCGGCCGTGCTGTCGCTGGTCGGGATGGCGATGTTCATGTTCGTCGGCTGCGAGTTCGTCACGCCGCTCGCGCCGGAAATGAAGGCGCCGGGCAAGACGATTCCGCGTGCGATGGCGCTGGGCCTCGTCGGCGTCGCGATCTGCATGTTCCTGTACGGCGCGGCGATCCGCCGCCAGGTCGCGAACGTGCCGGTGAGCGCCGACGGCCTCACGCACCTGCTCGACACGCCGGGCGCGATTCCCGCGTTCGCGCTGCAGGTGCTCGGGCCGTTCGGCCGCATCTGGTTCGGCATCGCGTTCCTGTGCGCGGGCGCCGCGACGATCAACACGCTGATGGCCGGGCTGCCGCGCATCCTGTACGGGATGGCGATCGACGGCGCGCTGCCGCGCTGCTTCGCGTACCTGCATCCGCGCTTCAAGACGCCGGTGGTCGGTATCGTCGCCGCGGCGATCGTGCCGATCTTCCATGCGTGGCTGATCAACGGCAATCTCGACAGCATCCTGCACCTCGTGCTCGCCGCGACCTGCGCGTGGGGCACCGCGTACCTGCTCGTCACCGCGTCGGTCGTGATGCTGCGGATTCGCCGCCCGGACCTGCCGCGCCCGTACCGTTCGCCGCTGTTCCCGCTGCCGCAGATCGTGTCGAGCGTCGGCATCATCCTGGCGATCTGGTACATCACGCCGCCGGGCATGAACGCGCGCGACATCTACGTGCCGTTCGGCGCGATGCTCGGGCTCACCGCGCTGTACGCGCTGTTCTGGACGCTCGTCGTGCAGCGCCGGCATCCGTTCAAGCCGGTGCCGGTCGAGGAAGT